TATCTTAGATTCAACTCCTTTCTCTATATACTTGTACCCGTATCCAGCAGAACTAATATCAGAAGTTATCCTTGGATGTAATGCATCACAGAGTTTTAAGAAAGATGTAATTAATATATTATCCAACAATAATATATATAGTCATGTAAAACTAAAACAAGTTAAATTATCTAATACTTTTGATTTAGAAATTTTAGAAATTTAGCTTCAATATATTATGTATGTTTTGGATAGTTAATTATTTTATCATATTTCCTATTCATAAAAATACACCCGCTTTACCCTTTGCGAAATATTGGTGAGTATTTCATAAGGTATGGTGCCTATCTGTTTAGCCAGTTCCTCGATGCGCAGCTTGTCGTTAAAAACAATCACCTCATCGCCCTCCTTCACTTCTACCTGGCTTACATCAATCATACACATATCCATGGTGATGTTACCCACCGTGGGAGCAAGTACGCCATTAACCAGCATACAACCTACTCCGTTGCCAAAGGCCCGGAGGTAACCGTCGGCATAGCCGATACGCACGGTAGCTATTCTTCCGTCTTTAGCTAAGCTACCATTACGCATATAGCTCACCGTTTCACCTGCAGGCATTTTTTTTACCTGGGATATGCTTGTTTTCAGCGTCGCGATTGGTTGCAACACACCTTCGTCGGCTGGTATGGCACCATCAACACCGTAAAGGCCGATACCTAGCCTCACCATATCATACTGCGCCTGCGGCCACCGGGTTATGCCCGAAGTATTGCAAAGATGTTTGATAACTTTATAGCCCAGGGCATCCTCAATTTCAATATAAGCCTTTTCAAATAAGTCTATCTGCTTCTTGGTAAACAGATCGTGCTCGGCAGCATCACTCGCCACCAGGTGCGAAAATACCGACTGCACCCTTACATAAGGGTTTTCCTCCAGCATATCGCACAACGTTTCCACCTCAAAACCTTCAAAACCCAGGCGGTGCATACCCGTATCTATCTTGATGTGCACCGGATAGTTGAAGATATTGCTATCCTGCACATATTTTATAAATTCATCAAACAAGCCGAAACTGTAAATAACCGGCTCAAGTTTAAAACTCGTCAATTTTTCAAATGCGCCGACTTCGGTGTTCAGCACCACTATGGGTAAACTGATGCCTGCCTGCCGTAAGGAAACCCCTTCATCGGCATAAGCTACGGCGAGGTAATCAACCTTGTTATATTGCAGTATATTGGCCAGCTCATAAGTGCCGCTGCCGTACGAGAACGCCTTAACCATGGCCATTACCTTTACGCCGGGTTTTAACTTTGACCGGTAATAATTGAGGTTATTAAGCATGGCGTTCAGGTTGATCTCCATTACTGTTTCGTGCGCTTTTTGCACAAATACTTGGCTTATGCGTTCAAATTCAAAACTGCGAGAACCTTTTACCAATATAGTTTCGTTTCGGTATTGCTGGGTTTGCAATTGTGCCAAAAAGCTCGTGGTGTCGGGGTAAAACTGTTTTTCCGCTACTTCAAAATCATCACGATAGCTTGACATTGCGGTGCCAACACCTATAAACTTATCTACCTTACGCGCCTTTATTAATTCAGCTACCTGCTTGTACAGCACGTCCTGCTGTAAGCCCGACTGGTAGATATCCGACAGGATCAAAGTCTTTTTTTGATGCTGATTTTGCTGGCTCAAAAAGTTAAGCGCTATCTCTAAGGATTGTATGTCGGAGTTATAAGTGTCGTCAATAATCGAACAATCATTTATACCGTTCTTTAGTTCGAGACGCATGCTTACCGGTGCCAGGCGTTCCAGGCGGTCATCGGCCACGGCCGGGTCATAACCTATAGCCAGCATGGTAGCCCAGCAAATCACGGCATTCTCTATGGATGCCTCATCCCTGAAAGGAATAATGCATTCAATTTCTTTACCTTTAAAAACCGCCCGCATGTAATAGTTTTTCGAGATCACCGCTTCGCTGAATACATACAGATCGGCCTGGTTGAATTTACGGCTCCAAATGAACGTTTCAGGAGTGGCTATCAGCTTTTTATAATCGAGCATTTGCTCATAATTATAAATCAGCAAGCGGCTGTTTTTGAACAAACGGAGCTTTTCAGCAACCTTTTCATCGCGGTCGGCAAAGCCTTCATCATGCGCTGACCCAATATGGGTAAGGACACCTATTTCGGGCTGAATGATGGCCTCCAACTTATCCATCTCACCCGTGGTTGATACACCGGCTTCAAATATACCCAAGTCGTTCTTTTCGTTGATTTGCCATACAGATAACGGCACTCCTATCTGCGAGTTATAACTTTTAGGGTTACGTACAACGTTCTTATCGGGCGACATGAGTTGGTATAACCACTCCTTTACAATGGTTTTACCGTTACTGCCGGTTACGCCAATTACCGGCAAATTAAAGGCGGCACGGTGATGGGTAGCCAAATGTTGTAATGCCGCCAATACATTATCAACTATCAGCAAATTAGCTTCGGGAAAATAACCCTCCGGTTTCGCACTTAACACAAAATCGCGTACGCCGGCATTATAAGCTTCGGCTACAAACTCATGCCCGTTACGCCGGCCGCTAAGGGCGAAGAATAACCCGCCGGATGGGTTGCTGATGCGGCGGCTATCCGTAATTAACAGGCTGATTGGGTTATCGTTAACTACATCACCTGTAGCGTTTAATATTTGTTTAACCTGGGCGGTAGTATATCGGCTTTTGTACATTACAATGCTAAGTTGCTTATATTTCTGCTTAATAGAAGAAAATTTAGCGAATTTTGATTTTGAAATGGAACGCGATAACCCGATAAAAATTACCGACGAAAACACCGCCCTTACCAAAGCCATGCGTTACTGCGCCTACCAGGAACGCTCGCAGCAGGAAGTGCGCGATAAAATGTATGAATGGGGTGTTGCCGGGCGTATTATCGAGATCGTGATCAGCCGGTTAATTACCGAGAATTTTTTGAACGAAGAGCGCTTTGCACGTGTTTACGCCCGAAGCAAATTCAACCAAAAGCATTGGGGTAAAATAAAAATAAAACAAGGCCTGAAACTAAAAAGAGTGCCTGATGTGCTCATAAAAAAAGCCCTTGCCTGTATTGACCTTGACGATTACATGGCCGCGTTGCAGCAGCTTTTACAAAAAAAGGCCGCATCGGTAAAAGAAAAACACCCGTTAAAACGGCGTTATAAGCTGCAACAACACGCCTTGAGCCGGGGTTTTGAGAGCGATGTAATTTTAGATGTTTTGAAAAACAACGAGTTATAAAAAATTTTAAAAAATTTGCACTTTTTACTTGCGGAAAATGGTTTTCTCTCTATCTTTGCAACCACAATCAACGAACGAAACACGACAGCGATTGTAAGCAAAAAAATTGCGAAAGTAGCTCAGTTGGTAGAGCACGACCTTGCCAAGGTCGGGGTCGCGAGTTCGAATCTCGTCTTTCGCTCCAATCCCTTCTCTCAATCAGAAGGGATTTATTTTTAAAAGGTCAATCACCTGCTCGGGTGGTGGAACTGGTAGACACGCAGGACTTAAAATCCTGTTCGCCTTAAAGCGAGTGCGGGTTCGATTCCCGCCCCGAGTACTTGACGGGAAGCACGTTCTAAAAGACGTTGCTTCCCGTTTTTATTTCCTCCCAATTCTTTGGTAATCAAGTAGATAAGCCTCGCTCCTTCATTTAATCTACCGGTTCGAATCCGTTCCGTTTGAGTAACAAGGTAGTAACAAAAGTAAGAAATACATCGCTAATTATCCAAGAAAATGGACAAGCAAAAAAATATAAAATACTAACAATCAAATATTTAATTGTCGTAAGTTGTCAATGTTTTGGGTTGTTTGGTGGGAGCATTTGCCGATACAGAAAGTACCGAGGTGTTGAAAGCCAAATAAATATGAATTATCAGTACAATTAAGTTACAAAACAAATGACAAATAAGTTAAAAAAAAAATGACAAAAAAATAAAGCTCAAATTATCAATTAGTTTTATGTTTTATTCTTTCGGTATTTCAAGGGACGATGAAGCGCTATAAAGTAAATAAAAAGCCTTAAATGTTGCTAACAAATTATGAACAATCATTAAAAAATCAATGCCTGGCGGCGCACAGTCCTGTTGTTCTGCATAGCCATCAGCTATAAATACTACCCTTTTACGCGTCCACAGTTTAAAGGCTTCGCCTGTATGATGCAGCTTAACATCTGTCGATATATCATCAAGAATCGTTAAATGGCTCATAGTGGCGGTCAAATAAAAAGCGTTTCCTGAGCGCTATCTGCTTTCTTAGCCAGATCGGTGAGCAAATTAACCGATAAGCCGGCCAGGCCAACGGTTACTAACGTATTTCTGGCGGCGCTGTTGCGCGAGAACCCCAGCAGCCAGGGCGTGGCAAGCGCCAGTAAACTTACAGCGGCATCTATAACAAGATGCGCCCTGAACGGCAATACGCGGAGGGCTGTGTAAGGTGCCTTCGTAAGTAACGTGTACCCAAGGGCTCCTGCTCCGAGCAGGCGGCAGGCCGTTTTCGCCATCCGTAGCTTACTGAACCCCGCAAGTTCAGGCAGTAAGGGCACGATCGCCGCATAGCTATAATCGATCAAAATATGGATGTCTCTGGAGATCGGCTTATTCATATCGTTATTTATTTTTCTTTTTGAGAAAATATTTTTCTTTAAAAACTAACATTAGTCGTGCCGAATCGTTGGAATTGAAACAAAAAACATCGATATGGCTAACAATTAAAACGAAAAAAGCGAAGGCAAGGTAGCTACCGCTATCGAAAATCAAACAGCGAAGCTGCCGTCCGACGTATTCCTGTGGGCATCCCTCGGCGCTATGGCGGCATCACTGACCCTGAAAATCCTGAGGAAAAAACGTACCGCCTTGTTTGTAGGACAATGGGCGGCACCATTCCTGCTGCTGGGCATTTACAACAAGCTGGTGAAACTCGAAGGGCACGACCGGGAGAACAAAGACTAAATGAGAAAGGCGGCCATGGCCGCCTTCTACCTGTTTATTTCTCCCCCGGTTCCGGACCGTGTAAAGATGCATGATCAACCGGTTTCATCATGACAGCTGACAAGCACCGGGTCAATCCGGCGCTTGTTGTTTTAACTACTCATTCTATGATTGAAATAATGCGGCGATAAATAAATAACCAATCAATTTACATCAAACCAAAGCTTTGTAGTAAGTGCATCGGCCCCCTGATTGGCAACTGCGGCCCGGTAATTAGCACCATTCAATGATTGTTCCGTACCCGGATAAATAAACCTCACCGGTAACTTACCATCCAACACTCCTTGAACCGCAGGTTGCAGCACCGGGTAGTCAAGCCTGCGCCATTCAGCAAAAGCCTCCAGGCCCTGACCAAACAATGCTATCCACTTTTGCTCGCCAATTGACTTTTTATAGTTAGCAGCGTTATATTGCACTTTTGGTTGCGCAAGGTAGGTGTCAACCGTACTCCCGCTAACACCATACTGATTGAAAGATGCCTGAATAGCCTGTTTATATAAATCTTCAGCATCTTCTGAGGTAAAACCGCGCGCGGCAGCTTCGGCCCGGTCAAATAATACTTCAGCATAACTTATAATAACTGCAGGCGCCTTTGGTGCTAAAAAGTAAGCACCCGGCTTTGATGTTTTAGTGAAGCCGATGTTACTGGCATCACCTGGTAATAAACCATTGGGTAATCCTACATATTCGGCGGGTGTAGCAGCCGCAGTTTTGCTTATGTAAACAGGTAATCGAGGGTCGTTTAGATCAAACAATTTGTCCACTATCGTTTTACTTACGCGATAATCATCCCGCGTGTCAAACAAATTACTTATCGGGTTTTGGTTAGGCGAATCCAGATACCCAAACTTAGCTATCTCATCGTTACTGCTAATGTATCCGCTACCTTCAGCGGCAATTTCCTGCAATACCTGCTTTGATTTTTCGGGCTCTCTATCGGCAATGCGCAAGGCGATACGCAAGCGTAATGAGTTGGCAAATTTTTTCCATTTTGTTATACTGTTGCCATATATTACGTCACCGGCAATAGCTTTACCAGCGGGATCAAGTGTTGCCTGGGCATTTTTCAGATCATCCAGCAAGGCAAAGTAAACATCCTTTTGTTTATCATAAGCCGGTGTTACAAATTGTGCAATGTTTGATGACTGCTTGTACGGTATATCGCCATAATTATCGGTAAGCAAAGTAAATACCCATGACCTTAATACCAGGGCTACACCCTTATAATTCGGATTGGGATTAACCTGTGCATCAGCCAGTTTTATAATTTGGTTGAGATTATAGATACCCCTTGTATACCCTACCGTCCACAATTCCTGGAAGCCTGTATTGGTGTAAATATATCTGTCCGGATCAGTGTACTGTATTTTAGCCCAGTGCTGCACAAATAGTAAACTGGCATCCATGTTATTACTTGTGCCCCAGTAGGTGTCGGCAGTTGC
This Mucilaginibacter defluvii DNA region includes the following protein-coding sequences:
- a CDS encoding SusD/RagB family nutrient-binding outer membrane lipoprotein; translated protein: MKLKYITTLISGTAVLLSVSCKKELTDLNKNPNSSETAQPEYLLTAASKATADTYWGTSNNMDASLLFVQHWAKIQYTDPDRYIYTNTGFQELWTVGYTRGIYNLNQIIKLADAQVNPNPNYKGVALVLRSWVFTLLTDNYGDIPYKQSSNIAQFVTPAYDKQKDVYFALLDDLKNAQATLDPAGKAIAGDVIYGNSITKWKKFANSLRLRIALRIADREPEKSKQVLQEIAAEGSGYISSNDEIAKFGYLDSPNQNPISNLFDTRDDYRVSKTIVDKLFDLNDPRLPVYISKTAAATPAEYVGLPNGLLPGDASNIGFTKTSKPGAYFLAPKAPAVIISYAEVLFDRAEAAARGFTSEDAEDLYKQAIQASFNQYGVSGSTVDTYLAQPKVQYNAANYKKSIGEQKWIALFGQGLEAFAEWRRLDYPVLQPAVQGVLDGKLPVRFIYPGTEQSLNGANYRAAVANQGADALTTKLWFDVN
- a CDS encoding regulatory protein RecX; the encoded protein is MERDNPIKITDENTALTKAMRYCAYQERSQQEVRDKMYEWGVAGRIIEIVISRLITENFLNEERFARVYARSKFNQKHWGKIKIKQGLKLKRVPDVLIKKALACIDLDDYMAALQQLLQKKAASVKEKHPLKRRYKLQQHALSRGFESDVILDVLKNNEL
- a CDS encoding bifunctional UDP-N-acetylmuramoyl-tripeptide:D-alanyl-D-alanine ligase/alanine racemase, with the translated sequence MYKSRYTTAQVKQILNATGDVVNDNPISLLITDSRRISNPSGGLFFALSGRRNGHEFVAEAYNAGVRDFVLSAKPEGYFPEANLLIVDNVLAALQHLATHHRAAFNLPVIGVTGSNGKTIVKEWLYQLMSPDKNVVRNPKSYNSQIGVPLSVWQINEKNDLGIFEAGVSTTGEMDKLEAIIQPEIGVLTHIGSAHDEGFADRDEKVAEKLRLFKNSRLLIYNYEQMLDYKKLIATPETFIWSRKFNQADLYVFSEAVISKNYYMRAVFKGKEIECIIPFRDEASIENAVICWATMLAIGYDPAVADDRLERLAPVSMRLELKNGINDCSIIDDTYNSDIQSLEIALNFLSQQNQHQKKTLILSDIYQSGLQQDVLYKQVAELIKARKVDKFIGVGTAMSSYRDDFEVAEKQFYPDTTSFLAQLQTQQYRNETILVKGSRSFEFERISQVFVQKAHETVMEINLNAMLNNLNYYRSKLKPGVKVMAMVKAFSYGSGTYELANILQYNKVDYLAVAYADEGVSLRQAGISLPIVVLNTEVGAFEKLTSFKLEPVIYSFGLFDEFIKYVQDSNIFNYPVHIKIDTGMHRLGFEGFEVETLCDMLEENPYVRVQSVFSHLVASDAAEHDLFTKKQIDLFEKAYIEIEDALGYKVIKHLCNTSGITRWPQAQYDMVRLGIGLYGVDGAIPADEGVLQPIATLKTSISQVKKMPAGETVSYMRNGSLAKDGRIATVRIGYADGYLRAFGNGVGCMLVNGVLAPTVGNITMDMCMIDVSQVEVKEGDEVIVFNDKLRIEELAKQIGTIPYEILTNISQRVKRVYFYE